In a single window of the Coregonus clupeaformis isolate EN_2021a chromosome 10, ASM2061545v1, whole genome shotgun sequence genome:
- the LOC121575993 gene encoding caspase recruitment domain-containing protein 19-like, with translation MVSRREGPLKGQKRLHTMGDSFHDQLLEDSRFLRADRRLDTELVDKLILQLNRIYPQILTDKEATKFRDLDVPTCIRLAELLGHLQGKGEEACREFYRALHLHVEEVYFSLPTRLRLRDSIDPFTIAASPTQQRYVLNDRGPLFFLSCFSVAVGMALLYYYGEAKVTGGSRALGMAALGLGRRAREVLIWYTEDPIRN, from the exons ATGGTCTCGAGGAGGGAGGGGCCACTCAAAGGACAGAAGAGACTCCACACAATGGGAG ACAGCTTCCATGACCAGCTCCTGGAGGACAGTCGGTTCCTCAGGGCAGACCGTCGACTGGACACAGAACTAGTGGATAAACTCATCCTGCAGCTCAACAGGATCTACCCACAGATCCTCACAGACAAGGAGGCCACCAAA TTTAGGGACCTTGATGTGCCCACCTGCATCCGACTGGCCGAGCTCCTGGGTCACCTGCAGGGGAAAGGTGAAGAGGCCTGCCGGGAGTTCTACCGGGCGCTTCACCTGCATGTGGAAGAGGTGTACTTCAGCCTACCAACACGCCTCCGCCTCAGAG ATTCTATAGACCCGTTCACGATTGCAGCCTCACCCACCCAGCAGAGATATGTGCTGAACGACAGAG gtccTCTGTTCTTCCTGAGTTGTTTCAGTGTTGCAGTGGGGATGGCTCTACTGTATTACTATGGTG AGGCCAAAGTAACAGGGGGAAGCAGGGCTCTTGGCATGGCTGCTCTTGGACTGGGCCGACGAGCCAGAGAGGTTCTCATATGGTACACTGAAGACCCCATCAGGAATTAG